Proteins co-encoded in one Malus sylvestris chromosome 9, drMalSylv7.2, whole genome shotgun sequence genomic window:
- the LOC126582956 gene encoding uncharacterized protein LOC126582956, with product MMFPMNNATVVQAKGLKKREICRGRRRLKSCLGKAIAKRKPSSNSHLSKETCMPKETVGAGCYIASPPPFFCAPVMAEPRGPFPVVHTLNSALNLNVSGDHWR from the exons ATGATGTTCCCCATGAATAATGCCACTGTTGTCCAAGCAAAAGGAttaaagaagagagagatttgtCGGGGAAGAAGACGACTTAAGAGTTGTTTGGGAAAAGCTATAGCCAAAAGGAAGCCTTCATCTAACTCCCATTTATCGAAG GAAACTTGTATGCCAAAGGAGACCGTTGGAGCGGGATGTTATATTGCTTCTCCTCCACCTTTCTTTTGTGCTCCCGTGATGGCTGAACCAAGGGGACCTTTTCCAGTGGTGCATACTTTGAATTCG gCTTTGAATTTGAATGTAAGCGGTGACCACTGGAGATGA